A single Flavobacteriales bacterium DNA region contains:
- a CDS encoding IS982 family transposase encodes MSDSKIAEIFVEIDDFCKEFEVEIKKRRLEAKNSTSRIRKGKLSDSEVMTILLCFHHSNYVNFKAFYTEMVQVYWTHLFPDLVSYERFNAIQQKVMIPLLVFLKTKALGSSRGINFIDSTTLKVCHIKREKQHSVMKHFASKGKSTMGWFYGFKLHLIINDKGELLSFYLSGANVDDRNLKVIETMTKNIFGKLYVDRGYISQILADYLWNDGIHLVYKRRKNMKSQNLSDTDKILLRKRALIESVNDELKNICKVEHTRHRAPKGFLMNVISALTAYHFLPKKPSLNITPEKEESNQLLIAA; translated from the coding sequence ATGTCTGATTCAAAAATAGCTGAAATTTTCGTAGAAATAGACGATTTCTGTAAAGAATTCGAAGTAGAAATCAAAAAACGTCGCTTAGAAGCTAAAAATAGCACCAGTCGCATTAGAAAAGGTAAGTTGTCAGATTCGGAAGTGATGACCATTTTACTATGCTTTCATCACTCGAATTATGTGAACTTTAAAGCCTTTTATACCGAAATGGTTCAGGTATATTGGACTCATTTATTTCCTGACTTGGTGAGTTATGAGCGGTTCAATGCCATACAACAAAAGGTAATGATTCCACTTTTAGTTTTTCTTAAAACCAAGGCACTTGGTTCAAGCAGAGGTATTAATTTTATCGACTCAACGACCTTAAAAGTCTGCCACATAAAAAGAGAAAAACAACACAGTGTAATGAAGCACTTCGCATCCAAAGGAAAATCAACTATGGGATGGTTTTATGGATTCAAATTACACCTCATCATAAATGACAAAGGAGAGTTGCTAAGTTTCTATCTATCAGGAGCTAACGTAGATGACCGAAACCTTAAAGTAATTGAAACAATGACCAAAAATATCTTTGGAAAACTCTATGTAGATAGAGGTTACATCTCACAAATATTGGCAGATTATCTTTGGAATGACGGTATACATTTAGTGTATAAAAGACGAAAAAATATGAAATCACAAAACCTCTCTGACACCGATAAAATTCTGCTTCGAAAAAGAGCCTTAATTGAATCGGTAAACGATGAATTGAAAAATATATGCAAAGTAGAGCATACCAGACACAGAGCTCCAAAAGGATTCTTAATGAATGTCATATCTGCCTTAACTGCATATCATTTCCTCCCCAAAAAACCTTCCTTAAATATTACTCCCGAAAAAGAGGAATCTAACCAACTTTTAATCGCAGCTTAA